The Candidatus Dependentiae bacterium genomic sequence TAGGGTTTGCTGATGGTTCAGGAAAATATAATCCAGACATGGTAGAATATGATCGCCAACTTATAGAATTTGCATATCAAGATCTTGGCTTTGCAAATGCGCAAGTAAAAGATGTTGTTGTTGAATATCCAGAAGGTCCTACCGGGTGTTTAAGGTTAACTTTCCACATCGATGAAGGCGATCAATATTCTATTCGGTATGTAACACTTCCTTATGACTCTGAAGTTTTAAAATCAGATTTCTTGGATGCTATAATGGTCAAAGAGGGTGGGATTTATTGTCGAGCAGATGCGACAGCTACAATCCAGCGCTTGCAGGATGTCTATGGAAAATATGGCTATGCAAATGCAGAAATTTTTCCTCAATTAAAATTTAATGAGGAAACAAAAACAATCGATTTTACCTTTGATGTTGAAAAAGGTCAGAAAGTTTATGTCAGGGCAATTGATATCACGGGAAATAAAGTTACTCATGATAGTGTTATTCGTCGCGAGCTTTCGTTGGAAGAAGGTGCGTTGTTAACTTCCCGTGATAAGCGTATATCTCAGAGAAGAATTGAAGGTTTAGGTTTTTTTGAACGTAATGGCGTTAAATTTATAACTCATAAGTTGAATGATAATTTAGTTGATCTTGAGATCGAGGTTACTGAAGCAAAAACAGGTAATGCATCCATGACAGCAGGATACGGAGCAAAAGAAGGCCGTCAAAGTAGTAATATGAATATTGGGCTTAATGTAACAAAGCGTAATTTGCTTGGACGAGGCTGGGGAATTGGTGCCGACTTGCGTGGCGAAGGCTCAGACTTGTGGCAACTTAATTTTAATTTTTCCAATCCATACATGTTTGAATCGAATATTGAATCTTCGTTTGATTTTGGCTATCGCAGAGATGAACATTCACAATGGTATCAGACAGTTACTCGTCCGGTTGAACAAGTTGCTGCTCTTACTTCGGTTTTTGCGTTCAGGTTGCCAGATATTGATCGTGATTTACGGTGTGGTCTTTCTATGGGGATCGAAGGTAATAAATTTGTAAATTATAACGATGTAAAAAAAGAAATGGTCGAAAAATTGTCTTCACATGGATTGTTCTTGCTTGATCGAGTCTTGGCTTCTGGAAGTTTTTTTGCAATTGGGTCGATTATTACCAAAGACACGCGCAATCATCCGATCTATCCGTCGCAGGGGTATAAGTTTCAGTTGACGAATAAAGTTGCAGCACCATTACTTTCTGGAACTGCTGGATTTATGAAGAGTGAAATTCTTTTAACGTGGTATACACAAATTATCGAAGGTGAGCGTTTGATTCTTGCAATTAGAGCTCGAGCTGGAACAGCACATGCCTTTTCTGGCTATTCTGTTCCATATCGCGAACTATATCATATGGGTGGACAAGATACGGTTCGTGGATTTGTTTCTGGTGGAGCAGGACCCGTTTTTGTAGAACCTGGCGAGAAGCGTGAAAAAAATAACACACCACTTGGCGGAACAAGATCGGTGTTGTTCAACGCTGAATTGCAATTTCCGATGGTTGAATCCTACGGTATGCGTGGTCGATTATTTTATGATGCTGGCTGTGGGTGGGGTAGTCCTGTCACAGATGTTCCTGAAGGTTCTCTTCAGTATGTTAAGCGTAATGACTTTAACGTGCGCCATGCTGT encodes the following:
- the bamA gene encoding outer membrane protein assembly factor BamA, with product MHMIKSYFARVIPFFMVLLLVSSVSSTSVFETKIITDIVIHGNSLVQNDAIEQRFLYKRGDVFDPSLSSAAISKLNSMGYFSQIKIEKEEDDNDGVVLYLSLSEKKPFVSFEIVGNEKISTKKIGEKLKLKKRVAIDDDDVKFFCSQIQKLYREENYHNTSVKGELKKSEDSDGLDLLITIEEGKPSQIREICFVGVTKIPEWRLRSTLLTKELWLLGFADGSGKYNPDMVEYDRQLIEFAYQDLGFANAQVKDVVVEYPEGPTGCLRLTFHIDEGDQYSIRYVTLPYDSEVLKSDFLDAIMVKEGGIYCRADATATIQRLQDVYGKYGYANAEIFPQLKFNEETKTIDFTFDVEKGQKVYVRAIDITGNKVTHDSVIRRELSLEEGALLTSRDKRISQRRIEGLGFFERNGVKFITHKLNDNLVDLEIEVTEAKTGNASMTAGYGAKEGRQSSNMNIGLNVTKRNLLGRGWGIGADLRGEGSDLWQLNFNFSNPYMFESNIESSFDFGYRRDEHSQWYQTVTRPVEQVAALTSVFAFRLPDIDRDLRCGLSMGIEGNKFVNYNDVKKEMVEKLSSHGLFLLDRVLASGSFFAIGSIITKDTRNHPIYPSQGYKFQLTNKVAAPLLSGTAGFMKSEILLTWYTQIIEGERLILAIRARAGTAHAFSGYSVPYRELYHMGGQDTVRGFVSGGAGPVFVEPGEKREKNNTPLGGTRSVLFNAELQFPMVESYGMRGRLFYDAGCGWGSPVTDVPEGSLQYVKRNDFNVRHAVGFGFSMTRPQNIKIDWGYKLDRDKKFKESEWEVSMSMNAPW